In a genomic window of Acetonema longum DSM 6540:
- a CDS encoding redox-sensing transcriptional repressor Rex, giving the protein MKDHIVISRATIDRLPVYFRCLRHIQEEGAEIISSEDLGRRVGVTPEQIRKDLASFGEFGKKGVGYYVRDLIRNIGEILGLHRNWNIAIAGVGHLGWALANYRNFISLGFNLKALFDVDPMKIGQIVNGVEVFSCEKIPQIVDEYDIHIAIITVPASNAQSIANVLVECGVKGIWNFAPIRLKVPDDVRLVSEDLSVGLSSISYYLSREYKL; this is encoded by the coding sequence TTGAAAGACCATATTGTTATTTCCCGGGCTACGATCGACCGTTTGCCGGTATATTTTCGCTGTTTGCGTCACATACAGGAAGAAGGAGCCGAAATTATTTCTTCTGAGGATTTGGGCCGCCGGGTCGGCGTTACACCGGAACAGATACGCAAGGACCTGGCCTCATTCGGAGAATTTGGCAAAAAAGGCGTTGGCTACTATGTCCGGGATTTGATCCGCAATATCGGCGAAATTCTGGGTTTGCATCGCAATTGGAATATTGCTATTGCCGGGGTGGGACATTTAGGCTGGGCTTTGGCCAACTATCGCAATTTTATTTCGCTAGGATTTAATTTAAAAGCGCTGTTTGACGTAGATCCGATGAAGATCGGCCAGATTGTCAATGGTGTGGAGGTTTTTTCCTGTGAAAAAATACCCCAGATTGTAGACGAATATGATATCCATATCGCCATTATTACCGTTCCGGCTTCCAATGCCCAGTCTATTGCGAATGTATTGGTGGAATGCGGCGTCAAAGGAATTTGGAATTTTGCTCCGATACGGCTGAAGGTGCCGGACGATGTCCGTCTTGTCAGTGAAGATCTCTCCGTCGGCTTGAGCAGTATTTCCTACTATCTTAGCCGCGAATATAAACTTTAA
- a CDS encoding Maf family protein → MAIILASSSPRRRQLLEQVGLSFTVVTSEVEEKNCQGSSPAQTATLLAEKKALAVAAKAEADDIVIGADTIVVVDNQVFGKPDHPSQAREMLHILSGRCHQVMTGIAVVKGKSVWSDVQVTQVIFRNLKPDEIERYIASGEPADKAGGYAIQGLGVLLVEKIEGCYTNVVGLPLVTLSRLLIKAGVRML, encoded by the coding sequence ATGGCTATCATTTTAGCTTCGTCTTCGCCGCGCCGGCGGCAGTTATTGGAACAAGTCGGACTCTCCTTTACCGTTGTCACCAGTGAAGTAGAGGAAAAGAACTGTCAAGGTTCCTCACCGGCGCAGACAGCCACTCTCTTGGCTGAGAAAAAAGCATTAGCAGTGGCGGCGAAAGCAGAGGCGGATGATATTGTCATTGGGGCCGATACCATTGTGGTTGTGGACAATCAGGTGTTTGGCAAGCCGGATCATCCCAGCCAAGCCAGAGAAATGCTGCATATCTTGTCAGGCCGTTGTCATCAGGTGATGACCGGCATAGCTGTGGTAAAAGGGAAAAGCGTCTGGTCAGACGTGCAAGTGACACAGGTTATATTCCGAAACTTGAAACCGGATGAGATAGAACGTTATATTGCCAGTGGAGAACCTGCCGATAAAGCAGGCGGATATGCCATTCAGGGACTGGGAGTCCTTTTGGTGGAGAAAATCGAAGGATGCTATACCAACGTGGTCGGGTTGCCGTTAGTAACGCTTTCCCGATTACTGATAAAGGCTGGTGTTCGAATGTTATGA
- the radC gene encoding RadC family protein: MNQEKPLTIKELPEEARPRERLLSFGPQSLSSAELLAILIRTGTPQESALRIAEKMLKQYDGVSGLSGVTPQELSRMKGVGAAKAVSIIAALEIGKRLSTATPHDRPVIRHPGDAADLLMPRLRYETKEHFIAILLSTKNHVLATPTVSIGSLNASVAHPRELFREVINYAAAAVIVAHNHPSGDPSPSKEDIALTRKLVEIGQLIEIPVLDHVIIGDGKYVSMKEKGII, encoded by the coding sequence ATGAATCAGGAGAAACCGCTGACAATTAAAGAACTGCCGGAAGAGGCCAGGCCGAGGGAACGGTTATTGTCATTCGGTCCTCAATCTTTAAGCAGCGCTGAGTTGTTAGCCATACTGATTCGGACAGGCACGCCCCAGGAGTCGGCCTTGCGCATTGCCGAGAAAATGCTCAAGCAATACGATGGGGTGAGCGGGTTGAGTGGTGTAACGCCGCAGGAACTTAGCCGGATGAAAGGGGTCGGAGCGGCTAAGGCCGTCTCGATTATTGCTGCCTTAGAAATTGGTAAGCGACTATCGACGGCCACGCCCCACGACAGACCGGTCATCCGACATCCCGGTGATGCGGCGGATCTATTAATGCCAAGACTGCGCTATGAAACGAAAGAACACTTTATCGCCATTCTATTGTCTACTAAAAATCATGTTTTGGCGACGCCGACTGTCTCCATTGGTAGTCTCAACGCATCGGTTGCTCATCCTCGGGAATTGTTTCGTGAGGTTATTAATTATGCCGCTGCAGCCGTAATTGTGGCCCATAACCACCCCAGCGGAGACCCGTCACCCAGCAAGGAAGACATTGCGCTGACTAGAAAGCTGGTCGAAATCGGGCAATTAATCGAAATCCCGGTTCTCGACCATGTAATAATTGGCGATGGCAAGTATGTTAGCATGAAAGAAAAGGGAATAATATGA
- a CDS encoding rod shape-determining protein — protein sequence MGFFGSFSRDMGIDLGTANTLVYVGGRGVVLQEPSVVAMQRDTGEVLAVGDEAKQMIGRTPGNIVAIRPLKDGVIADFDVTQSMLKYFIKKSIGSRTLIRPRVIVGVPSGVTEVEKRAVIDATIQAGAREAYLIEEPMAAAIGAGLPVQDPIGNMVVDIGGGTTEVAVISLGGIVNSKSIRIGGDEMDEAIIHYIKRNYNMMIGERTAEEVKIKMGSATMPASNETQEVRGRDLVSGLPKTLNLSAQEVQQALHEPVLGILDAVKATLEKTPPELAADIMDRGIVMTGGGSLLRGLDLMIAKETGMPVHIAEEPLSCVAIGTGKALDSIELLQRVLISSKKG from the coding sequence ATGGGTTTTTTCGGATCGTTTTCACGCGATATGGGTATAGATTTGGGGACTGCCAATACGCTTGTTTATGTGGGAGGTCGGGGCGTTGTGCTGCAGGAGCCGTCAGTGGTGGCCATGCAGAGAGATACCGGCGAAGTACTGGCGGTAGGGGATGAGGCCAAGCAAATGATCGGACGCACTCCGGGCAATATCGTGGCTATCAGACCGCTGAAAGACGGTGTTATTGCTGATTTTGACGTGACTCAGTCCATGTTGAAATATTTTATCAAAAAGAGTATCGGCAGCCGGACGCTCATCCGCCCACGGGTGATTGTGGGAGTTCCTTCCGGCGTGACGGAGGTGGAAAAACGGGCAGTGATTGATGCCACCATTCAGGCCGGGGCCAGAGAGGCCTATCTGATTGAAGAACCGATGGCCGCCGCTATTGGCGCCGGATTACCGGTTCAGGATCCCATCGGCAATATGGTGGTGGATATCGGTGGCGGTACCACTGAGGTGGCAGTCATTTCACTGGGGGGCATTGTCAACAGCAAGTCCATCCGAATTGGCGGCGATGAAATGGACGAGGCCATTATCCATTATATTAAGCGCAACTATAATATGATGATTGGCGAACGTACCGCCGAGGAAGTAAAAATCAAAATGGGATCGGCTACCATGCCGGCAAGCAATGAAACCCAGGAAGTCCGGGGACGGGATTTGGTCTCCGGGCTTCCTAAGACGCTGAATTTAAGCGCACAGGAAGTGCAACAGGCTTTGCATGAGCCGGTGCTGGGCATACTGGATGCGGTAAAGGCAACATTGGAAAAGACGCCGCCTGAGTTAGCCGCTGACATTATGGATAGAGGCATTGTTATGACCGGCGGCGGATCGCTGTTGCGCGGGCTGGATCTCATGATCGCAAAAGAAACCGGTATGCCGGTGCATATTGCCGAGGAGCCTCTTTCCTGCGTGGCTATCGGCACGGGTAAGGCTCTGGACAGCATTGAGTTGTTGCAGCGAGTGCTCATTTCGTCCAAAAAGGGATAA
- the mreC gene encoding rod shape-determining protein MreC, producing MQLAQRKAIVLAVVVLIVFLLASSVAKNRYQFPLAGKLVSTILSPVEYAIAQTGYRIRNAINFAGDIMTVHWSNQTLAAENERLRLANMELTEAMAENARLRTLLEYKKEVPQLTFAVAAVIARSPSSWSSTLVINKGSADGIAKDMPVVTAQGLVGNVAQVFPHSSHIQLMIDARSAVGALVQRPESRVAGIVEGNGARPLSPCLINLARDADIIKGDKVITSGFGGIYPKNIMIGEVVEVVNEEGGLLKYAVLKPAVNFDKLEEVLVIIRSPIMTHPSGAPSQPPAKGTAR from the coding sequence GTGCAGTTGGCGCAAAGAAAGGCGATTGTTTTAGCTGTAGTGGTGCTAATAGTCTTTTTGCTGGCCAGTTCAGTTGCCAAAAATAGATACCAGTTTCCTCTGGCGGGGAAACTGGTATCCACAATTCTTTCACCGGTTGAATATGCAATAGCTCAGACAGGATATCGAATCCGAAACGCGATCAACTTCGCCGGTGATATTATGACAGTACACTGGAGTAACCAGACATTGGCCGCAGAAAATGAGCGTTTGCGTCTGGCGAACATGGAATTAACCGAAGCAATGGCGGAAAATGCGCGGCTGCGGACTTTGCTTGAGTATAAGAAAGAGGTGCCGCAGCTTACTTTTGCCGTGGCGGCAGTGATCGCCCGCAGCCCTAGTTCCTGGTCCAGCACTCTGGTGATTAATAAAGGTTCTGCCGATGGCATCGCCAAGGATATGCCGGTGGTTACCGCTCAGGGTCTGGTAGGCAATGTGGCTCAGGTTTTTCCTCATTCATCCCATATACAACTGATGATCGATGCCCGCAGCGCCGTCGGCGCTTTGGTGCAAAGACCTGAATCCAGGGTAGCCGGAATCGTAGAGGGCAATGGGGCCAGACCATTGTCCCCCTGTTTGATCAATCTGGCCCGGGATGCAGATATTATCAAAGGGGATAAAGTAATTACCTCCGGCTTTGGTGGGATTTATCCCAAAAACATCATGATCGGGGAAGTCGTCGAGGTTGTGAATGAAGAAGGCGGTCTGCTAAAATATGCTGTCTTGAAGCCGGCAGTGAATTTTGACAAACTGGAAGAAGTCTTGGTGATTATCCGTTCTCCAATTATGACCCATCCTTCCGGAGCTCCCTCTCAGCCGCCGGCAAAAGGGACGGCACGATGA
- the mreD gene encoding rod shape-determining protein MreD, which yields MKALQWILLLLVTVVVQATVVPFVLPFVVRPDLLLVIVVSTGFLCGKERAVGIGFFAGLLQDLATGNLFGIHILSKMAVGYIAGSAERQIFKENLFLPVAGMFIFTLIHGFIALSLLALLGYKAEWLATAFYQLVPMIMYNMAFSIPVHQVVYRLLALEK from the coding sequence ATGAAAGCTTTGCAGTGGATACTGCTTCTTTTGGTTACAGTCGTTGTGCAGGCAACTGTCGTTCCATTTGTGCTGCCGTTTGTCGTCCGGCCTGATCTGCTCTTGGTTATCGTGGTATCGACCGGTTTTCTTTGCGGCAAGGAACGGGCCGTTGGGATCGGTTTTTTTGCCGGTTTGCTCCAGGACTTGGCTACCGGAAACTTGTTCGGTATTCATATTCTGTCCAAAATGGCGGTAGGTTATATCGCCGGCAGTGCAGAAAGACAAATATTTAAAGAAAATTTGTTTTTACCTGTGGCAGGCATGTTCATTTTTACATTGATCCACGGTTTCATTGCTCTGAGCCTGTTGGCCCTGTTAGGCTACAAGGCCGAGTGGCTGGCGACGGCCTTTTATCAATTGGTGCCAATGATCATGTATAATATGGCATTTTCTATCCCGGTGCACCAGGTGGTGTATCGACTATTAGCTCTTGAAAAATAG
- the mrdA gene encoding penicillin-binding protein 2: MIVQRFIHRLDTLSIVVVVIFIALISRLGYLQVVQGKYYERLADGNRIKMIPIHAPRGIFYDRNGVALVSNRPGFTVSIVSTNKEVPDTIIDKLAELLEMDRQEIVAKLKRRQDSYEPVPIKIDVGQDVVAKIEERRGELPGVVVEIQSVRNYLNKEYAAHLFGYVSEIDDLELARLKAIKYKQSDLIGKFGLEKVYDQDLRGVDGGGQVEVDVNGRPVQVLGKQEPVPGNNLVLTIDWRIQTAAETTIDEHLRWLQTAYKKPNAKAAAAVVMNPKTGAVLAMVSRPAFDPNLFAVGISTQDWKALSENPFHPMTNRAIAGEYPPGSLYKIVTSTAALELEKVTPEEKILDKGTHWLIPKSNSQGEALGWINFHTALSMSDNVYFYEMGNRLGIDALEKYSRMFGLGEVTGINLPGESEGLVANQRYKQQVYGESWYLSETFDAAIGQGFQLATPLQMASLVSQIANGGHRYRPYLVSRMTSPDGKVIKAFEPEEMGRIKITDKNLNIIRQALHEVSRTGTAAYIFGDFPLSLAGKTGTAENSHGMDHGWFAAYAPFEDPGLVVVVIVEQGGFGSVSAAPIAKRIMEAAFNLTQNLDYVPRVYGPHTAL, encoded by the coding sequence ATGATCGTACAACGTTTTATACACCGTCTGGATACGTTAAGTATTGTTGTCGTTGTAATTTTTATTGCATTGATCAGTCGATTGGGCTATTTGCAGGTGGTGCAGGGAAAATATTATGAACGTTTGGCCGATGGAAATCGTATTAAAATGATTCCCATCCATGCTCCCCGGGGAATTTTCTATGATCGGAACGGCGTGGCGCTGGTGTCCAATCGGCCCGGCTTTACGGTTTCGATTGTGTCCACGAATAAAGAGGTGCCGGATACAATCATTGATAAGCTGGCCGAGCTCTTGGAAATGGACCGGCAGGAGATCGTCGCCAAGCTAAAACGCCGCCAGGACTCCTATGAGCCTGTTCCGATAAAAATCGATGTGGGACAGGATGTGGTAGCTAAAATTGAAGAGCGGCGCGGGGAATTACCGGGTGTCGTTGTGGAGATCCAGTCGGTGCGCAACTATCTGAATAAGGAATACGCCGCCCATCTTTTCGGCTATGTCAGTGAAATTGACGATTTGGAACTGGCCAGACTGAAAGCGATTAAATATAAGCAGAGCGATCTGATCGGTAAATTTGGCCTGGAGAAGGTTTATGACCAGGATTTGCGCGGGGTAGACGGCGGCGGCCAGGTGGAAGTGGATGTGAATGGACGTCCGGTCCAGGTGCTGGGGAAACAGGAACCGGTGCCGGGGAATAATCTGGTATTAACCATTGACTGGAGAATTCAGACGGCGGCCGAGACCACGATCGATGAGCATCTCCGGTGGCTGCAAACCGCGTATAAAAAGCCAAATGCTAAAGCCGCGGCGGCAGTGGTGATGAATCCCAAGACAGGGGCGGTTTTGGCCATGGTCAGCCGGCCGGCTTTTGATCCCAATTTGTTTGCCGTGGGAATTTCCACGCAAGATTGGAAAGCATTGAGTGAAAATCCGTTTCACCCTATGACAAACCGGGCTATTGCCGGGGAATATCCCCCCGGCTCTCTTTACAAAATCGTAACCAGCACAGCGGCGTTGGAACTGGAGAAAGTAACACCGGAAGAGAAAATCCTCGATAAAGGTACACACTGGCTGATTCCTAAAAGCAACTCTCAGGGCGAAGCATTGGGCTGGATCAATTTTCATACGGCATTGTCCATGTCTGATAATGTTTATTTTTACGAAATGGGCAATCGCCTGGGAATTGATGCTTTGGAAAAGTATTCACGGATGTTCGGCCTGGGAGAAGTCACCGGCATTAATCTACCAGGCGAGTCAGAAGGATTGGTCGCCAATCAGCGCTATAAACAACAGGTGTATGGTGAAAGCTGGTATTTATCGGAAACCTTTGATGCGGCTATCGGCCAGGGATTTCAACTGGCTACGCCGCTGCAAATGGCTTCTCTGGTCAGCCAGATCGCCAACGGCGGGCACCGATACCGGCCTTATTTAGTAAGCCGGATGACTTCGCCTGACGGTAAGGTGATTAAAGCGTTTGAACCGGAAGAAATGGGCCGTATCAAAATTACCGATAAAAATCTCAACATTATCCGGCAGGCCTTACATGAAGTATCCCGGACCGGTACGGCAGCCTATATTTTTGGCGATTTTCCGCTTTCTCTGGCCGGTAAGACAGGAACCGCTGAGAATTCCCACGGTATGGATCACGGTTGGTTTGCGGCTTATGCTCCGTTTGAGGACCCGGGTCTGGTGGTAGTGGTTATCGTTGAGCAGGGCGGCTTTGGCTCAGTGTCTGCCGCGCCTATTGCCAAACGGATTATGGAAGCGGCCTTTAATCTGACCCAAAATCTGGATTATGTGCCGAGGGTGTATGGTCCGCATACCGCATTGTAA
- the minD gene encoding septum site-determining protein MinD, which produces MGEIWVITSGKGGVGKTTTTANLGTGFALMKKKVVLVDADIGLRNLDVVMGLENRIVYDLVDVTEGNCRLKQALIRDKRFETLYLLPAAQTRNKNAVSPDQMQHLCKELAEDFDYVLLDCPAGIEQGFMNAVAGAEKAIVVTTPEVSAVRDADRVIGILSSEGKVNPKLIINRIRPKMVKKGDMMDIDDIIDILAVDLVGIIPEDEYIIISTNRGEPAVVNSTSLASMAYRNIVRRLMGQNVPFLMLDRDDGFFGKIKGMLKM; this is translated from the coding sequence ATGGGGGAAATTTGGGTGATCACCTCGGGTAAGGGAGGTGTCGGCAAGACCACAACCACTGCCAATTTGGGCACTGGTTTTGCTCTCATGAAGAAAAAAGTAGTGTTGGTAGATGCCGATATTGGCCTGCGTAATCTGGATGTGGTCATGGGTTTGGAAAATAGGATCGTCTATGACCTGGTCGATGTTACTGAGGGGAATTGTCGTCTAAAGCAGGCCTTGATCCGGGATAAACGTTTTGAAACACTGTATCTTCTGCCGGCGGCCCAGACCCGCAATAAGAATGCAGTCAGTCCGGACCAGATGCAGCATCTGTGCAAGGAACTGGCTGAGGATTTTGATTATGTCCTCTTGGATTGCCCGGCCGGTATCGAGCAGGGATTCATGAATGCCGTAGCCGGCGCAGAAAAAGCCATTGTGGTTACTACGCCGGAAGTCTCAGCTGTAAGGGATGCAGACCGGGTTATTGGTATCTTAAGCTCTGAGGGGAAAGTGAATCCCAAATTAATCATTAACCGGATTCGTCCTAAAATGGTCAAGAAGGGCGATATGATGGATATTGACGATATTATCGATATCCTGGCAGTAGATCTGGTCGGCATTATTCCCGAAGATGAATACATCATTATTTCCACTAACCGGGGTGAGCCGGCGGTGGTCAATTCTACGTCTCTTGCCAGTATGGCGTACAGAAATATAGTTCGGCGTCTTATGGGACAAAATGTACCTTTCCTGATGTTGGATCGTGATGACGGTTTCTTTGGTAAAATCAAAGGAATGCTTAAAATGTAG
- the minE gene encoding cell division topological specificity factor MinE: MLDLFHKIFGKEQESGSKDIAKERLRMVLVHDRANASPQFMQNLKDDMIQAISHYMDINEKDMEINLSQDNDSVALVANIPVNRMKRVIAEQSGQRNDSDSGCDA, translated from the coding sequence ATGCTGGACCTTTTCCATAAGATTTTTGGGAAAGAACAAGAATCCGGATCGAAAGATATTGCCAAAGAACGTCTGCGCATGGTCTTGGTGCATGATCGGGCCAATGCTTCACCGCAGTTCATGCAAAATCTCAAAGATGATATGATCCAAGCGATATCGCATTATATGGACATTAATGAAAAAGATATGGAAATCAACCTGTCCCAGGATAACGACTCAGTGGCGCTGGTGGCTAACATACCGGTCAACCGGATGAAGCGGGTCATCGCGGAACAGTCTGGCCAGCGGAACGATTCAGATTCAGGCTGCGATGCGTAA
- the rodA gene encoding rod shape-determining protein RodA produces the protein MLNHRLVRNLDFVLIAVTLLIIAISLIFIGSATHINSSIEDRYWYVQRQGAFALINIIVVFWLLHYDYKSLGKMAHVLYGINLVMLLAVMLIGQSALGAQRWIQIGPISLQPSEFSKLIMIISLAHILDKRSGQLNTMKDVLPIFIYVGIPFLLVLKQPDLGTALVFMAILFGMLFIAGIRMQLLGKIVGAGIAFLPIFWFFLKDYQKKRLTVFMDPGTDPLGSGYHIIQSKIAIGSGMLYGKGLFSGTQSQLNFLPENHTDFIFAVIGEEVGFIGSVLVLALYMLLLYRGVKIAGAARDNFGTLLAAGIVSMLAFHLLVNVGMTAGIMPVTGIPLPLMSYGISALTTNMVSLGILLNIYMRRQKIMF, from the coding sequence ATGTTAAATCATCGTCTGGTAAGAAACTTAGACTTTGTTCTCATTGCCGTTACCTTATTAATCATTGCAATCAGTCTGATTTTTATCGGCAGTGCTACCCATATTAACTCGTCCATAGAGGACAGGTATTGGTATGTGCAGCGGCAAGGCGCTTTTGCTCTGATCAATATTATTGTTGTATTCTGGCTGTTGCATTACGACTATAAGTCCCTGGGGAAAATGGCGCATGTGCTGTACGGAATTAATCTGGTCATGCTGCTGGCGGTTATGTTGATAGGGCAGTCAGCCTTGGGAGCGCAACGTTGGATTCAGATTGGCCCGATCAGTTTGCAGCCTTCTGAATTTTCCAAGCTGATCATGATTATTTCGCTGGCTCATATCCTGGATAAGCGGTCAGGACAACTGAACACGATGAAAGATGTACTGCCGATTTTTATTTATGTGGGCATCCCGTTCCTCCTGGTCTTAAAACAGCCCGATTTGGGAACAGCTCTGGTGTTTATGGCCATATTGTTCGGTATGCTTTTTATTGCCGGGATTAGGATGCAGCTGTTGGGCAAGATTGTCGGAGCCGGGATTGCCTTTCTGCCGATTTTCTGGTTTTTTCTGAAGGATTACCAGAAAAAGCGGCTTACCGTATTCATGGATCCGGGGACTGATCCGTTAGGTTCAGGCTACCATATCATTCAGTCCAAAATTGCCATCGGGTCCGGTATGCTCTATGGAAAAGGCCTTTTTAGCGGCACCCAGAGCCAATTGAACTTTTTGCCGGAAAACCATACGGATTTTATTTTCGCCGTCATAGGAGAAGAAGTAGGGTTCATCGGTTCGGTACTGGTATTGGCGTTATATATGCTTTTGCTGTATAGAGGCGTCAAAATCGCCGGAGCAGCCCGTGATAATTTTGGGACGCTGCTGGCAGCCGGAATTGTTTCGATGCTGGCCTTTCACTTATTGGTCAATGTGGGTATGACCGCCGGCATTATGCCGGTTACCGGTATTCCTCTGCCACTGATGAGTTACGGCATCAGCGCCCTAACGACGAATATGGTCAGTTTGGGTATTTTACTGAATATCTATATGCGACGACAAAAAATTATGTTTTAG
- a CDS encoding M23 family metallopeptidase produces the protein MRLAWLKKVLIAGLLFIITYAIHISDTPLAPTMNAAVKYLLTVETDLDMIVGQITPYMPRQFDSAWLNQVRATVAKPANPLLYMLKPVDGKLVAAYGWQTHQVLKQQVMYEGIGVEASQGTGVRAAAAGKVKLTDESAQFGKIVMLDHGQEVNTLYGHLGEVLVKPGDIVSQGQVIGRVGKTGMTSSPRLYFEIREKGQSIDPLQRIQGTFTEQSQDLGRK, from the coding sequence ATGCGATTGGCCTGGCTCAAGAAAGTGTTGATAGCGGGGCTGCTCTTTATCATTACCTATGCAATTCATATATCTGACACGCCTTTGGCGCCGACAATGAACGCGGCTGTGAAATACCTCCTGACTGTGGAAACGGACCTGGATATGATCGTGGGCCAGATTACTCCCTATATGCCGCGGCAATTCGATTCCGCCTGGCTGAACCAAGTGAGGGCTACTGTCGCTAAACCGGCGAACCCGCTGTTGTATATGCTTAAACCCGTTGATGGCAAGCTGGTCGCCGCTTATGGCTGGCAAACCCATCAGGTCTTAAAGCAGCAGGTTATGTATGAAGGAATCGGCGTAGAGGCGTCCCAAGGCACCGGTGTGCGGGCAGCTGCCGCCGGCAAAGTCAAACTCACCGATGAAAGCGCCCAGTTTGGCAAAATTGTAATGCTGGACCACGGTCAGGAGGTAAATACCTTGTATGGCCACTTGGGAGAAGTGCTGGTTAAACCGGGTGATATCGTGAGTCAGGGCCAGGTTATCGGCCGGGTAGGTAAAACCGGGATGACCTCATCTCCCAGGCTATACTTTGAAATTAGGGAGAAAGGACAGAGCATTGATCCGCTGCAGCGCATTCAGGGAACATTTACCGAGCAAAGTCAGGACCTGGGAAGGAAGTGA
- a CDS encoding M50 family metallopeptidase, which translates to MRAGKIAGVTLSLNIWFVALMLLYGAVGMLGQVLIVFACVAAHEGMHALAARFLGYKVQEVELLPFGGVARIEGLDAAAPGSEMFMAGAGPAASLLLAGMLRLSRDVFPGWAGPLELAYQTNVMLALFNLLPALPLDGGRIFRAWLSQYSTYQKATNVTIYLGLFLSSALFAGVIADFVYRRNLNITLFVLAVYLPLAARKEIVAANFRSMRILSRKKIDLKNKGIMPTGHYTALETQRAQDVLTLFGAEKYYVVLVVDDGLRLKGSLTETEIWEGMPYHGVQAKMKDFLRDR; encoded by the coding sequence TTGCGGGCCGGCAAAATTGCTGGTGTAACTCTGTCCTTAAATATCTGGTTTGTGGCCTTGATGCTCCTGTACGGGGCTGTGGGTATGTTGGGACAGGTACTGATTGTCTTCGCCTGCGTAGCGGCCCACGAAGGAATGCATGCGCTGGCGGCAAGGTTTTTGGGATATAAGGTCCAAGAGGTGGAATTGCTTCCCTTTGGCGGCGTAGCCCGCATTGAGGGGCTGGATGCGGCGGCGCCGGGCAGTGAAATGTTCATGGCTGGCGCCGGACCGGCTGCCAGCTTGTTGCTGGCGGGTATGCTGCGATTGAGCCGGGACGTATTTCCAGGCTGGGCCGGACCGTTAGAATTAGCCTATCAAACCAATGTCATGCTGGCCTTGTTTAATTTATTACCGGCACTGCCCCTGGACGGAGGCAGGATTTTTCGCGCCTGGCTGTCTCAATACTCCACCTATCAGAAAGCAACCAATGTTACGATCTATCTGGGCCTATTTTTGAGCAGCGCTTTATTTGCCGGCGTTATTGCCGATTTTGTCTATCGCCGCAATTTGAATATTACTCTTTTCGTACTGGCTGTCTATCTGCCTCTGGCGGCTCGTAAGGAAATCGTGGCGGCAAATTTCCGCAGTATGCGGATTCTTTCGCGCAAAAAAATTGACTTAAAAAACAAAGGAATTATGCCTACCGGCCATTATACTGCACTGGAAACCCAACGGGCTCAAGATGTGCTGACATTGTTCGGAGCAGAGAAATATTATGTGGTATTGGTAGTAGATGATGGATTAAGGCTGAAAGGCAGTCTGACAGAAACCGAAATTTGGGAAGGGATGCCGTACCATGGGGTTCAGGCCAAGATGAAAGATTTCCTACGGGACCGCTGA